One window of the Salvia splendens isolate huo1 chromosome 1, SspV2, whole genome shotgun sequence genome contains the following:
- the LOC121793441 gene encoding UPF0307 protein Tbd_2147-like, with amino-acid sequence MAHLLRPLFHLPRWRYRRSAVSQLLSFHSAPDRATTSLPFSTLFFSTCRQVHSRARALKLRDSPPFSDANESGDELSDGGDVRKSRNERKREARRAVRWGMDLANFSPSQIKRIVRVAELEQEVFEAIMVVKRLGSDVREGKRRQYNYIGKLLRGVEPELMDGLIQAIKDGDLSKFQELSGAELAIDDDEVSEEDISEEEEEEEDYTNMAAVNRWFDGLVNKDLDITNEIYSLREVDFDRQELRQLVRKVQSATAQDAGLEGRVEADANARRSLTRFLRGLADQLPDE; translated from the exons ATGGCGCACCTGCTGCGGCCGCTCTTTCACTTGCCACGGTGGCGCTACCGCCGCTCCGCCGTGTCGCAACTTCTCAGCTTCCACTCAGCTCCGGATCGCGCCACCACTAGTCTTCCTTTCTCCACACTCTTCTTCTCCACATGCCGCCAGGTTCATTCCCGCGCACGAGCTCTGAAATTGCGCGATTCTCCTCCTTTCTCCGACGCTAATGAGAGCGGCGACGAATTATCTGATGGCGGCGATGTAAGGAAGAGCCGAAATGAGAGAAAGCGGGAGGCTAGGCGCGCCGTTCGCTGGGGTATGGACCTAGCCAACTTCTCTCCGTCTCAAATCAAGCGCATTGTCAG AGTGGCTGAACTTGAGCAAGAGGTGTTTGAGGCAATTATGGTAGTGAAG AGACTTGGTTCTGATGTTCGGGAAGGAAAGCGCCGACAATATAATTATATAG GAAAACTACTACGTGGAGTTGAGCCTGAATTGATGGATGGCTTAATTCAGGCAATAAAAGATGGAGATCTGAGTAAGTTTCAAGAATTATCAGGTGCAGAATTGGCAATTGACGATGATGAAGTGTCAGAAGAAGACATTtcagaggaggaggaggaagaagag GATTACACAAATATGGCTGCAGTAAACAGATGGTTCGATGGCCTAGTTAATAAGGATCTTGACATTACCAATGAGATTTACTCACTTCGAGAGGTTGACTTTGATCGTCAG GAACTTCGACAATTGGTTAGAAAAGTGCAGTCTGCAACAGCACAGGACGCCGGCTTAGAAGGGAGGGTGGAAGCAGACGCCAATGCACGAAGGTCCCTCACTCGTTTTCTCCGAGGTCTTGCCGATCAACTCCCAGATGAGTAG
- the LOC121807139 gene encoding thaumatin-like protein 1b isoform X1 yields the protein MGKLYLHIIFLILSNSFIAEVYSSATFTFVNKCKFTVWPGILSNAGISQLPTTGFALQTGESKIITAPSSWGGRFWGRTHCSEDPSGKFTCLTGDCGSGKLECAGGNAATPATLAEFTLDGDAGKDFYDLSLVDGYNLPILVAPQGGTGTNCSKAECGADLNSACPAELRVASAGGEGIACRSACDAFGSEQYCCSGAYGTPAACKPSQYAQTFKRACPQAYSYAYDDLTSTFTCVGADYIITFCPSPNTSQKSSSESTAAGGSNTPFDGNMVYEGALEVSSAPSTYGHVVGGAIAVVAAMWRLSYLN from the exons atgGGAAAGCTTTACTTACATATTATCTTCCTAATTCTTTCAAATTCCTTCATAGCAG AAGTGTATTCATCAGCCACTTTCACATTCGTCAACAAATGCAAGTTCACAGTGTGGCCAGGCATTCTATCCAACGCCGGGATCTCTCAGCTCCCCACCACCGGCTTCGCGCTGCAGACCGGCGAATCCAAAATCATAACCGCGCCATCGTCCTGGGGCGGCCGATTTTGGGGACGCACGCACTGCTCCGAAGATCCGTCCGGAAAATTCACCTGCCTGACCGGCGATTGCGGATCCGGCAAGCTCGAATGCGCCGGCGGCAACGCGGCGACGCCGGCGACGCTGGCTGAATTCACACTCGACGGCGACGCCGGGAAGGACTTCTACGATCTGAGCCTCGTCGACGGCTACAACCTGCCGATTCTGGTGGCGCCGCAGGGCGGCACCGGCACCAATTGCAGCAAGGCGGAGTGCGGCGCGGATCTGAACAGCGCTTGTCCGGCGGAGCTGCGTGTGGCGAGCGCCGGAGGGGAGGGAATCGCGTGCAGGAGCGCGTGCGACGCGTTCGGCAGCGAGCAGTACTGCTGCAGCGGCGCGTACGGCACGCCGGCCGCGTGCAAGCCGTCGCAGTACGCGCAGACGTTCAAGCGCGCGTGCCCGCAGGCGTACAGCTACGCGTATGACGACCTCACCAGCACCTTCACCTGCGTCGGCGCCGACTACATCATCACCTTCTGCCCCTCGCCTAACACCAG TCAAAAATCTTCGTCGGAATCAACGGCGGCGGGTGGCAGCAATACACCGTTTGACGGCAACATGGTGTATGAAGGTGCGTTGGAGGTGAGCTCTGCGCCGTCCACATATGGACACGTGGTGGGCGGAGCCATTGCCGTCGTGGCGGCAATGTGGCGGTTGAGCTATCTTAACTAA
- the LOC121793450 gene encoding thaumatin-like protein 1b isoform X1 → MGKLYFLILFLILSNSFIAEVYSSAKFTIVNKCQFTVWPGIRSNPGISQLPTTGFALQTGESRIITAPSSWSGRFWGRTHCSEDPSGNFSCLTGDCGSGKVECAGRSSSTPATLAEFALDSFNGMDFYDLSLVDGYNLPILVAPQGGTGTNCSKAECGTDLNSDCPAELRVASAGGEGVACRSACDAYRSQQYCCSGAYGTPAACKPTQLSQAFKRACPQAFSYVFDEVNTTFTCTGANYAITFCPPIDASTESSSGSPGAGGRNTPIDGHIVYEGAVEVSSAPATYGHVVGGAGAGAVVAAMLRLSYLYY, encoded by the exons ATGGGAAAGCTCTACTTCCTTATTCTATTCCTTATTCTCTCTAATTCCTTTATAGCCG aAGTGTATTCATCAGCCAAATTCACAATCGTAAACAAATGCCAGTTCACAGTGTGGCCAGGCATTCGTTCTAACCCCGGGATCTCTCAGCTCCCCACCACCGGCTTCGCGCTGCAGACCGGCGAATCCAGAATCATAACCGCGCCGTCGTCCTGGAGCGGCCGATTTTGGGGGCGCACGCACTGCTCCGAAGATCCGTCCGGAAATTTCTCCTGCTTGACCGGCGACTGCGGATCCGGAAAGGTCGAATGCGCCGGCCGcagctcgtcgacgccggcgacTCTGGCTGAGTTCGCACTCGACAGCTTCAACGGGATGGACTTCTACGATCTGAGCCTCGTCGACGGCTACAACCTGCCGATTCTGGTGGCGCCGCAGGGCGGCACCGGCACCAATTGCAGCAAGGCGGAGTGCGGCACGGATCTGAACAGCGATTGTCCGGCGGAGCTGCGCGTGGCGAGCGCCGGAGGGGAGGGAGTCGCGTGCAGGAGCGCGTGTGACGCGTACCGCAGCCAGCAGTACTGCTGCAGCGGCGCGTACGGCACGCCGGCCGCGTGCAAGCCGACGCAGTTATCACAGGCGTTCAAGCGCGCGTGCCCGCAAGCGTTCAGCTACGTGTTTGACGAAGTCAACACCACCTTCACCTGCACCGGCGCCAACTACGCCATCACATTCTGCCCCCCGATTGACGCTAG TACAGAATCTTCGTCGGGATCGCCGGGCGCCGGTGGCAGAAATACACCGATCGACGGCCACATAGTGTATGAAGGCGCGGTGGAAGTGAGCTCTGCGCCGGCCACATACGGGCACGTGGTGGGCGgagccggagccggagccgtcGTGGCGGCAATGTTGCGGTTGAGTTATCTTTACTACTAG
- the LOC121807139 gene encoding thaumatin-like protein 1b isoform X2 codes for MGKLYLHIIFLILSNSFIAVYSSATFTFVNKCKFTVWPGILSNAGISQLPTTGFALQTGESKIITAPSSWGGRFWGRTHCSEDPSGKFTCLTGDCGSGKLECAGGNAATPATLAEFTLDGDAGKDFYDLSLVDGYNLPILVAPQGGTGTNCSKAECGADLNSACPAELRVASAGGEGIACRSACDAFGSEQYCCSGAYGTPAACKPSQYAQTFKRACPQAYSYAYDDLTSTFTCVGADYIITFCPSPNTSQKSSSESTAAGGSNTPFDGNMVYEGALEVSSAPSTYGHVVGGAIAVVAAMWRLSYLN; via the exons atgGGAAAGCTTTACTTACATATTATCTTCCTAATTCTTTCAAATTCCTTCATAGCAG TGTATTCATCAGCCACTTTCACATTCGTCAACAAATGCAAGTTCACAGTGTGGCCAGGCATTCTATCCAACGCCGGGATCTCTCAGCTCCCCACCACCGGCTTCGCGCTGCAGACCGGCGAATCCAAAATCATAACCGCGCCATCGTCCTGGGGCGGCCGATTTTGGGGACGCACGCACTGCTCCGAAGATCCGTCCGGAAAATTCACCTGCCTGACCGGCGATTGCGGATCCGGCAAGCTCGAATGCGCCGGCGGCAACGCGGCGACGCCGGCGACGCTGGCTGAATTCACACTCGACGGCGACGCCGGGAAGGACTTCTACGATCTGAGCCTCGTCGACGGCTACAACCTGCCGATTCTGGTGGCGCCGCAGGGCGGCACCGGCACCAATTGCAGCAAGGCGGAGTGCGGCGCGGATCTGAACAGCGCTTGTCCGGCGGAGCTGCGTGTGGCGAGCGCCGGAGGGGAGGGAATCGCGTGCAGGAGCGCGTGCGACGCGTTCGGCAGCGAGCAGTACTGCTGCAGCGGCGCGTACGGCACGCCGGCCGCGTGCAAGCCGTCGCAGTACGCGCAGACGTTCAAGCGCGCGTGCCCGCAGGCGTACAGCTACGCGTATGACGACCTCACCAGCACCTTCACCTGCGTCGGCGCCGACTACATCATCACCTTCTGCCCCTCGCCTAACACCAG TCAAAAATCTTCGTCGGAATCAACGGCGGCGGGTGGCAGCAATACACCGTTTGACGGCAACATGGTGTATGAAGGTGCGTTGGAGGTGAGCTCTGCGCCGTCCACATATGGACACGTGGTGGGCGGAGCCATTGCCGTCGTGGCGGCAATGTGGCGGTTGAGCTATCTTAACTAA
- the LOC121793450 gene encoding thaumatin-like protein 1b isoform X2, whose product MGKLYFLILFLILSNSFIAVYSSAKFTIVNKCQFTVWPGIRSNPGISQLPTTGFALQTGESRIITAPSSWSGRFWGRTHCSEDPSGNFSCLTGDCGSGKVECAGRSSSTPATLAEFALDSFNGMDFYDLSLVDGYNLPILVAPQGGTGTNCSKAECGTDLNSDCPAELRVASAGGEGVACRSACDAYRSQQYCCSGAYGTPAACKPTQLSQAFKRACPQAFSYVFDEVNTTFTCTGANYAITFCPPIDASTESSSGSPGAGGRNTPIDGHIVYEGAVEVSSAPATYGHVVGGAGAGAVVAAMLRLSYLYY is encoded by the exons ATGGGAAAGCTCTACTTCCTTATTCTATTCCTTATTCTCTCTAATTCCTTTATAGCCG TGTATTCATCAGCCAAATTCACAATCGTAAACAAATGCCAGTTCACAGTGTGGCCAGGCATTCGTTCTAACCCCGGGATCTCTCAGCTCCCCACCACCGGCTTCGCGCTGCAGACCGGCGAATCCAGAATCATAACCGCGCCGTCGTCCTGGAGCGGCCGATTTTGGGGGCGCACGCACTGCTCCGAAGATCCGTCCGGAAATTTCTCCTGCTTGACCGGCGACTGCGGATCCGGAAAGGTCGAATGCGCCGGCCGcagctcgtcgacgccggcgacTCTGGCTGAGTTCGCACTCGACAGCTTCAACGGGATGGACTTCTACGATCTGAGCCTCGTCGACGGCTACAACCTGCCGATTCTGGTGGCGCCGCAGGGCGGCACCGGCACCAATTGCAGCAAGGCGGAGTGCGGCACGGATCTGAACAGCGATTGTCCGGCGGAGCTGCGCGTGGCGAGCGCCGGAGGGGAGGGAGTCGCGTGCAGGAGCGCGTGTGACGCGTACCGCAGCCAGCAGTACTGCTGCAGCGGCGCGTACGGCACGCCGGCCGCGTGCAAGCCGACGCAGTTATCACAGGCGTTCAAGCGCGCGTGCCCGCAAGCGTTCAGCTACGTGTTTGACGAAGTCAACACCACCTTCACCTGCACCGGCGCCAACTACGCCATCACATTCTGCCCCCCGATTGACGCTAG TACAGAATCTTCGTCGGGATCGCCGGGCGCCGGTGGCAGAAATACACCGATCGACGGCCACATAGTGTATGAAGGCGCGGTGGAAGTGAGCTCTGCGCCGGCCACATACGGGCACGTGGTGGGCGgagccggagccggagccgtcGTGGCGGCAATGTTGCGGTTGAGTTATCTTTACTACTAG